One part of the Phoenix dactylifera cultivar Barhee BC4 chromosome 4, palm_55x_up_171113_PBpolish2nd_filt_p, whole genome shotgun sequence genome encodes these proteins:
- the LOC103697728 gene encoding transcriptional regulator ATRX homolog, translating into MEESCGSAGAIEEKELKEEFHIKMKNKEKEPGIEKEEKKEIEIEMKSKSVEKEKVKHEEDKDADCKNEVKKVKKHKEKKDKHKEDEDGKMSEKKAKKKDKEAKDKEKEKKKNEKDKDLKEKKEEGETVEKDKGKVKKKENEKSEDGKLKKATKDKEKDENNESKKGKENDKKNDDEGETKKKEKAQKEDKDGVPKKDENDAEEEAEEKQKMKKDKAGELKDKEKKGKHGDLEAEEKVRDPEKEKDKHNKDKDTKEKKKKKSKDEDEESEVKDEEEKHKKDKDTKEKKKTKSKDENKDSEVKDEGEKHKKDKGTKEKKKKKSKDGDKESEVKDEESVEKKENEGKEKEKKGKEEGDEMGNKDGENKQKEKDLEQKGESAEVLNSTRDITAGDDLKDHKDMDREPEKTEEKAEKEAGYKGKDKKDKAKEKKDKGKEQKDGEISERKDKDQEDKREKKRKLDGKEKINDVGKLKQKLEKIDAKVEALLAKKADIVKLIKEAEQAQVVEKLEEECNAGAA; encoded by the coding sequence ATGGAGGAAAGTTGTGGCTCTGCTGGAGCAATAGAGGAAAAGGAGCTAAAGGAGGAATTTCATatcaaaatgaaaaacaaagaaaaggaaccagggatagaaaaggaagagaagaaggagattgAAATTGAAATGAAATCAAAGTCAGTAGAGAAAGAGAAGGTCAAGCATGAAGAAGACAAGGATGCAGATTGCAAGAATGAAGTCAAGAAGGTGAAAAAgcataaagagaaaaaagacaaacataaggaagatgaagatggAAAAATGAGTGAAAAGAAagccaagaagaaagataaggaggcaaaggataaagaaaaggaaaagaagaaaaatgagaaagatAAAGAtttgaaggaaaagaaggaagaaggggagaCGGTAGAAAAGGATAAAGGAAAggtaaagaagaaggaaaatgaGAAGAGCGAAGATGGAAAGTTGAAGAAAGCCACCAAGGATAAAGAGAAGGATGAAAATAATGAGTCCAAGAAAGGTAAGGAAAATGACAAAAAGAATGATGATGAGggagaaacaaagaaaaaagagaaggcaCAAAAGGAGGACAAAGATGGAGTGcctaaaaaagatgaaaatgatGCAGAGGAAGAGGCTGAAGAAAaacagaagatgaagaaggataAAGCTGGAGAATTGAAAGacaaggagaagaaaggaaagcatgGAGACTTGGAGGCTGAAGAGAAGGTCAGAGAtccagaaaaggaaaaagataaaCATAATAAGGACAAGGatacaaaggaaaagaagaaaaagaagagcaagGATGAAGATGAAGAGTCCGAGGTAAAAgatgaggaggagaaacacaagaaggacaaggatacaaaggaaaagaagaaaacgaAGAGCAAGGATGAAAACAAAGATTCAGAGGTAAAAGATGAGGGGGAGAAACATAAGAAGGACAAGGgtacaaaggaaaagaagaaaaagaagagcaagGATGGAGACAAAGAGTCAGAGGTAAAAGATGAAGAGAGtgtagagaaaaaagaaaatgaaggaaaggaaaaggaaaagaagggaaaggaagaaggggatGAAATGGGGAACAAAGATGGGGAGAATAAACAAAAGGAGAAGGACCTGGAGCAGAAAGGTGAATCAGCTGAAGTACTGAACAGCACAAGGGATATCACAGCTGGAGATGATTTAAAGGACCATAAAGACATGGATAGAGAGCCAGAAAAAACCGAAGAGAAAGCAGAGAAAGAGGCAGGGTATAAGGGAAAGGataagaaagacaaagccaAGGAAAAGAAGGATAAAGGCAAAGAACAAAAGGATGGTGAAATAAGTGAAAGGAAAGATAAAGACCAGGAGgacaagagagagaagaaaaggaagcttgACGGAAAGGAGAAGATCAACGATGTTGGGAAGCTGAAGCAGAAGCTAGAAAAGATCGATGCCAAAGTTGAAGCCCTACTAGCCAAGAAAGCAGATATTGTGAAACTGATCAAAGAAGCCGAGCAGGCTCAGGTAGTGGAAAAGCTGGAAGAAGAGTGCAACGCTGGTGCAGCATGA